A region of the Candidatus Zixiibacteriota bacterium genome:
CCGGGTGAATATCGCCCGGCAGATCCAGTTGGATCGGTTTGGTAACGAAAAAAAGATATTCTGCAATGCGCATATGAAATCCAAAGACAGCCGTCATTATTGCCGCATAAATGAGAAATCCAAATCGCTTTTAAATCTGGCCATCAGCAAGCAGGGATTATCGGCACGAGCCTATGACAGGATTTTGAAAGTATCGCGGACTATTGCCGATCTGGAGGGAGCGCCGGAAATCGAAACCACCCATGTGGCCGAGGCTATTCACTATCGTTCTCTGGATCGCAATCTCTGGTTGTAGAAATTTTCCACTCAATTTTACGCTGACAGCCGCCGAATTGAGAAAATATCTATTCTTGACAATTTTATATCCGTAATTAACTTGCATTAATTTTGGAGTAACAAACCGATGGCTGAATTGACCAAAATGGAAAAGCTGCTGCTTCACGCCGGGCGGCTTCTGACCTCGACTCTCGATTACGAGGAGTTGATGAAGTTGGTGCTGGAATTAGCGGCGAAGGCGACCGATTCCGAGGCGGCGCTGGTTTACCGGATCGACAAAAATATTGATGTGGTCCGGGGACGGTTTGCGCGTTGCTGTGATTCCGAGGTGATATATTTCACCCTCGATAAGGGGGAGGGTATTATCGGCTGGGTGGCTGAAAACCGGGAGCCGGTCATTTCCAACGAGCCTGATAAGGACCAGCGTTTTTCACCTAAACTTGAGGATAACCTGGGGATCAAATTCCGCAACACCCTGGCCGTGCCGCTTATCGGCCGGGCCCATATGATCGGTGTCGTCGAAGTGGTCAACAAGTATGAAGGCGGGTATACCGAAAACGATCTCGATACTGTTTTCGGTCTGGCTAACCAGTTTGCGGTGGCAATTGATAATGCCAACTTGTATCGTGATGCCAAACGTCGGGCCGTCGAGCAGCAGTTGCTGTATGATGTCAGTAAGACGCTGTCCAGCACTTTGAATATTGATGAAGTTCTTCGATTGATTCTTAGTTCGCTCAACAAGGTGGTCGGTTTTATCGCCGGCGGGGTCTTTCTTCTGGATGAAGAAAAGAACGAGGTCAGCACGGTGTACTCAGAAGGATACAGTCATTCAGGCAGCGAGGAATTCATGCAGCTCAAGATCGGGCAGGGCCTGGTCGGCTGGGTAGCCAAGACCGGCGAGGCAGTGATTGTGCCAGATGTCGATAAGGATGAGAGGTATGTCAGCGGACACCCGGAAACCAAGTCGGAAATCGGGGTGCCGATGAAAATCGACGGGCGAATTATCGGCGTGCTCAATCTCGAATCGAGCAAGCCCGATGCCTACGACGATCATTCGCTGGAACTGGTAACGGCCTTTGCCAGCCATGCCGCGATATCGGTCGAACGAGCTATCATGCACGAACAGATGATCGCAAATCAGAGGCTGGCCGAGCAACTCAGTATCGCAAGAAATATTCAACTGTCATTTTTGCCGAAGGCCGATCCGGTTATCAGGGGCTATGATATCTCGGGAGTGAACATACCCTCCGGCGAGGTGGGCGGCGACTATTTCGATTATATCAAGATAATAGATAACCAGCATGGTATCGCTATTGCCGATGTTTCCGGCAAAGGTATTCCGGCGGCCTTGATTATGGCTTCTTTTCGGGCTTCCCTGATCGCCGAAATCAGGAATAATTACGCCATCAGAACCATTTGCTCCAAAGTCAATTCATTGTTGTTCGAATCGGTCGAGCAGGGCAACTATGTGACGGCCTTTTACGGTGTCCTCGATTCCAAAAACGATATCTTCACTTTCTGTAACTGCGGTCACAATCGTCCTATATTGATTCGTCAGGATGGTTCGGTTGAAATGCTCAGGGAAGGCGGCCTGGCTCTGGGGGTTTTGATAAACACTGTTTATGAAGAACGGCCGATTTTCCTTCGTTCGGGTGACCTGATTGTTTTTTATACGGATGGCGTAACCGAGGTCAATAATGATAGCGGTGAGGAATTCGGCGAGAAACATCTGATTGATGCCGTGAAGGAATGCCGTCAACAGCCGGCTCGCGAAATTCACGGTGAAATTGTCCGGCGTGTGAAAGAGTTCGCCTCGCGCAAGCATGTTTTCGACGATCTGACTATGATCGTAATGAAAAAAATATAAATATCAAGTCGTAACCTTTGGCATCACTTTCTACTTGATACATTTGGGAATCGAAAGTCCCGTCATAATAATTAATTTGACAGGATAAGGGAATTGTCTTAAGTTATAATGTATAAGTTAAATCAGGAGGAATAATGAAAAAGCCGATATTGCCCCTTTATATTCTTCTGGCCCTGTTGATCACCGGATGCAGCAGTGATGATAACGGGACCGATGGCGATGGCGATGAACCGACAATTGTCCGCCTGGTGGTGGATTCCGAAGCGACCAAGCCAACTTTAGGCAATGTTAATGAGGCTGTTTGGTTTACGATTGATTCAATGAAGGTGGAAATTGGCGGATCATCGACATACGGGATCAATCCCAATCTGGGTAAACAGGATGTTACTCTGAGGGCTATTGAAGCTTCCGATACGCTTTATCTTTGGGCCCGCTGGCATGATGCCACCGCCAATATCTGGGGCGGGTATATTGTGAAAAGCTCTTTGGAACACGAATGGGATTCGGCTACATATACTTATGACGATCAGTTTTTTGTCCTGCTTGATGCCGGCGGCGATGGAGTGGAGACCGGGAAGATGGATGTTTGGAACTGGATGTCATCCCGGACGGCGCCCGGCTTTTTGGCCCAGGATGAAAGCTGGAACGGAACAGTTCATACGCTTGATACGGTTCAGCCCAATATTAATCCGTACCGCCGAAACTGGTCGAATTTGATGCAAAAACCGTTCTGGATGCATCGCGATACTCTCGACTATACGGGGTCGGTGTTGTATCTTGAAGATACGGTAGAAATGAATGTTTTCCTGAATTGGCCGGCCGGTTATAAGCTTCCGGGCTATGCCATCGATTCCACTATTCATAGTTCTGCCACCCGGGGGGAGAGCAGTCGCTGGGATGTAGTGGCTATTTCGAAATACGATAGTACCGGACTGGATGCCTCCGACTATACCTGGACGGTGGTTTTCGCTAGAGCAATGAATACCGGTCGCGGTGATGATGTCAGCCTGACATCCCTGGATTCGATCGAAGTTCGGATCGAGGCGACTCATAACGGTAGTGACAGCCACTCCGGATCAGCACCATTCTGGATTATATTCTGATGAATTATTCACCATAGGATATTAAAGCCGGCTGCAAACGAGCCGGTTTTTTTATGGTTTCGGGGTGGGATAATAGGTTAACTGGCCACGTTTGTCTTTTTGGTAGAAAGAAATTCCGCGGGGCGCATATTTGTTGATAAAATACTGCGGGAGAAAGACAGAACGAAAAACAAACGCATACTCACCGATGGGGACCAGATACGCCCGGTTAATTAACTTACCCTCTATTACACGTCCGTCAGCAAGGAAATCCTCGATCGGGAAGATGAATATGGCCGGTCGGGTGGATATATAGGCCGCCCGGCGATATTGCAGGTAGCGGTAATCGGCCCGCTTTTCATGGGCCATTAATTTACCCTCGGATTGAGGTAATTGGCGGTGGGCCACGTGGGCGTCAGTCAAGCCGAGATAATCGATTGTGGTCAAGCCCGAATAGTAAGGAATCGCTCCCACGCACCAGAGACAGATGACTTCATCGCGATCGATATATCCCTGTTCCACCGCGCGGGTCAATAGCCGGGCTTGCGGCAAAAAGACCTGTTCCATCGCCATTCGGTGCTCCTCCTGACGAATACAGACAAAATCGGTGGCCAATCCGAAATGCAGACGGTCGAGAATTAAGAGATATTGCTTTAAACCCGGAAGGCGGTTGATTATTGTCCCATTGGGGCAAGCGGAATTAACCCCAACAGCCGAATTGTAAGTTGTGGGGAAATTCAAATGAGTTTCTATTGATGGTACGGTATAGAGAATTATCCCGATAATCAGACCGGCGGTTGCCATAATTCTGTTTAAAGACGATTCTGTTTTTAAAACG
Encoded here:
- a CDS encoding GAF domain-containing protein, with translation MAELTKMEKLLLHAGRLLTSTLDYEELMKLVLELAAKATDSEAALVYRIDKNIDVVRGRFARCCDSEVIYFTLDKGEGIIGWVAENREPVISNEPDKDQRFSPKLEDNLGIKFRNTLAVPLIGRAHMIGVVEVVNKYEGGYTENDLDTVFGLANQFAVAIDNANLYRDAKRRAVEQQLLYDVSKTLSSTLNIDEVLRLILSSLNKVVGFIAGGVFLLDEEKNEVSTVYSEGYSHSGSEEFMQLKIGQGLVGWVAKTGEAVIVPDVDKDERYVSGHPETKSEIGVPMKIDGRIIGVLNLESSKPDAYDDHSLELVTAFASHAAISVERAIMHEQMIANQRLAEQLSIARNIQLSFLPKADPVIRGYDISGVNIPSGEVGGDYFDYIKIIDNQHGIAIADVSGKGIPAALIMASFRASLIAEIRNNYAIRTICSKVNSLLFESVEQGNYVTAFYGVLDSKNDIFTFCNCGHNRPILIRQDGSVEMLREGGLALGVLINTVYEERPIFLRSGDLIVFYTDGVTEVNNDSGEEFGEKHLIDAVKECRQQPAREIHGEIVRRVKEFASRKHVFDDLTMIVMKKI